Proteins from one Mycobacterium sp. SMC-2 genomic window:
- a CDS encoding acetyl/propionyl/methylcrotonyl-CoA carboxylase subunit alpha has translation MANHASSRISKVLVANRGEIAVRVIRAARDAGLASVAVYAEPDADALHVRLADEAFALGGQTSAESYLDFGKLLDAAAKSGANAIHPGYGFLSENADFAQAVIDAGLIWIGPSPQSIRDLGDKVTARHIAARAQAPLVPGTPDPVKDADEVVAFAKEYGVPIAIKAAFGGGGRGMKVARTIEEIPHLYESAVREAVAAFGRGECFVERYLDKPRHVEAQVIADQHGNVVVAGTRDCSLQRRFQKLVEEAPAPFLTDAQRKEIHESAKRICKEAHYYGAGTVEYLVGQDGLISFLEVNTRLQVEHPVTEETAGIDLVLQQFKIANGEKLDITEDPTPRGHAIEFRINGEDAGRGFLPAPGPVTRYDTPSGPGVRLDSGVEAGSVIGGQFDSMLAKLIVHGATREEALARSRRALDEFHIEGLATVIPFHRAVVSDPAFIGDDEGFSVHTRWIETEWNNTIEPFTGGEPLDEEDARPRQTVVVEVGGRRLEVSLPGDLALSGGGEAGASGVIRKKPKPRKRGSHAGAAASGDAVTAPMQGTVVKVAVEEGQQVAIGELVVVLEAMKMENPVTAHKDGVITGLAVEAGIAITQGTVLAEIK, from the coding sequence GTGGCTAATCACGCCAGCTCGAGGATCTCCAAAGTGCTCGTCGCCAACCGCGGCGAGATCGCTGTCCGGGTGATCCGCGCGGCCCGCGATGCGGGCCTGGCCAGCGTGGCCGTGTACGCCGAGCCCGACGCCGACGCGCTGCACGTGCGCCTCGCCGACGAGGCGTTCGCCCTGGGCGGCCAGACCTCCGCGGAGTCCTATCTGGACTTCGGCAAGCTCCTCGACGCGGCGGCCAAGTCGGGCGCCAACGCCATCCACCCCGGCTACGGCTTCCTCTCGGAGAACGCCGATTTCGCGCAGGCCGTCATCGACGCCGGGCTGATCTGGATCGGCCCCAGCCCGCAGTCGATCCGCGACCTCGGTGACAAGGTAACCGCCCGCCACATCGCCGCCCGCGCCCAGGCTCCGCTGGTGCCGGGCACCCCCGACCCCGTCAAGGACGCCGACGAGGTGGTCGCCTTCGCCAAGGAGTACGGCGTACCGATCGCCATCAAGGCGGCCTTCGGCGGCGGTGGCCGCGGCATGAAGGTGGCGCGCACCATCGAGGAGATCCCGCACCTGTACGAGTCGGCGGTGCGCGAAGCGGTGGCCGCCTTCGGCCGTGGCGAATGCTTCGTCGAGCGCTACCTGGACAAGCCCCGCCACGTCGAGGCGCAGGTGATCGCCGACCAGCACGGCAACGTCGTCGTGGCCGGCACCCGCGACTGCTCCCTGCAGCGCCGCTTCCAGAAGCTGGTGGAGGAGGCGCCCGCGCCGTTCCTGACCGACGCGCAGCGCAAGGAGATCCACGAGTCGGCCAAGCGCATCTGCAAGGAGGCGCACTACTACGGCGCCGGGACCGTCGAGTACCTGGTCGGCCAGGACGGCCTGATCTCGTTCCTGGAGGTCAACACGCGGCTGCAGGTGGAGCACCCGGTCACCGAGGAGACCGCGGGCATCGACCTGGTGTTGCAGCAGTTCAAGATCGCCAACGGCGAGAAGCTGGACATCACCGAGGATCCGACGCCGCGCGGGCACGCCATCGAGTTCCGGATCAACGGCGAGGACGCCGGACGCGGCTTCCTGCCGGCGCCCGGTCCGGTCACCCGGTACGACACGCCCAGCGGGCCCGGTGTCCGGCTGGATTCCGGCGTCGAGGCCGGCTCGGTGATCGGCGGCCAGTTCGACTCCATGCTGGCCAAGCTGATCGTGCACGGCGCCACCCGCGAGGAAGCGCTCGCTCGCTCCCGCCGGGCCCTGGACGAATTCCACATCGAGGGGCTGGCCACCGTCATCCCGTTCCACCGCGCCGTGGTGTCCGACCCGGCGTTCATCGGCGACGACGAGGGCTTCTCGGTGCACACCCGCTGGATCGAGACCGAGTGGAACAACACCATCGAGCCCTTCACCGGCGGCGAGCCCCTGGACGAGGAGGACGCCCGGCCCCGCCAGACGGTGGTCGTCGAGGTCGGCGGCCGCCGGCTCGAGGTGTCGCTGCCCGGCGATCTGGCACTGTCCGGCGGCGGAGAAGCCGGCGCCAGCGGCGTTATCAGAAAGAAGCCCAAGCCACGCAAGCGTGGGTCGCACGCGGGCGCCGCCGCCTCCGGTGACGCGGTGACCGCCCCGATGCAGGGCACCGTGGTCAAGGTCGCGGTCGAGGAGGGGCAGCAAGTCGCGATCGGCGAGCTGGTGGTGGTCTTGGAGGCGATGAAGATGGAGAACCCGGTCACCGCGCACAAGGACGGCGTCATCACCGGACTCGCGGTCGAGGCCGGCATCGCCATCACCCAGGGCACGGTGCTCGCCGAGATCAAATAA
- a CDS encoding ATP-binding protein, whose product MNDAGLRPNQRQRGHRAVELHVAARLENLAMLRTLVGAIGTFEDLDFDAVADLRLAVDEVCTRLIRCATPDATLVVVVDPQDDQLVVEASAACDTHDVVAPGSFSWHVLTSLADDVQTFHDGRAPDQTGSIFGITLTARRAASSR is encoded by the coding sequence ATGAACGATGCGGGATTGCGCCCCAACCAGCGTCAGCGCGGCCACCGTGCCGTCGAACTGCACGTCGCGGCACGGCTGGAAAACCTGGCGATGCTGCGGACGCTGGTCGGGGCGATCGGCACCTTCGAGGACCTGGACTTCGACGCCGTCGCGGACCTGCGGCTCGCGGTCGACGAAGTGTGCACCCGGTTGATCCGCTGCGCCACCCCGGACGCCACCCTGGTCGTGGTGGTCGACCCGCAGGACGACCAGTTGGTCGTGGAGGCTTCCGCCGCGTGCGACACCCACGACGTGGTCGCGCCCGGCAGCTTCAGCTGGCACGTGCTGACGTCTTTGGCCGACGACGTCCAGACCTTCCACGATGGTCGCGCCCCCGACCAAACCGGCAGCATTTTCGGTATCACGCTGACGGCCCGACGGGCGGCCTCCAGCAGGTGA
- a CDS encoding STAS domain-containing protein has protein sequence MESVMSVIQSWQRSRTAQFTTRWDPSGTLITVDGELDAANADQLAAYVQHGIGRSRRVILDLRGLNFIGTAGFSALHRINVVCSRAQADWAMAPSPVVARLLRLCDPDGTLPVTTPTAEPLLEPLRADGDEPLLQLIAQPR, from the coding sequence ATGGAGTCAGTAATGTCTGTGATCCAATCTTGGCAGCGGAGCCGCACGGCGCAGTTCACCACGCGCTGGGACCCGTCGGGGACGCTGATCACGGTGGACGGCGAGCTCGACGCCGCCAACGCCGACCAGCTCGCGGCGTACGTCCAACACGGCATCGGACGTTCGCGACGCGTGATCCTGGACCTGCGCGGCCTGAATTTTATTGGCACGGCGGGCTTTTCGGCACTGCACCGCATCAACGTCGTGTGCTCGCGCGCCCAGGCGGACTGGGCCATGGCGCCGAGCCCGGTGGTGGCGCGGCTGCTGCGCCTCTGCGATCCCGACGGCACCCTGCCGGTGACGACGCCCACGGCCGAGCCGCTCTTAGAGCCGCTGCGGGCGGACGGCGACGAGCCCCTACTGCAATTGATCGCGCAGCCGCGTTAG
- a CDS encoding nucleoside triphosphate pyrophosphatase: MTRLVLGSASPGRRNVLRQAGVDPLVVVSGVDEDTLVAGLGPDAAPDEVVCALATAKAERVAGELDGAVAADCVVLGCDSMLYLDGELCGKPGSPDAAIAQWRRLGGRSGRLHTGHCLLRLQDGVIAHHEAESACTTVRFAAPTDADLRAYVASGEPLHVAGGFTLDGLGGWFIDGIDGDPSNVIGVSLPLLRAMLGRAGLSVTALWTG; the protein is encoded by the coding sequence TTGACCCGCCTGGTGCTCGGGTCGGCCTCGCCGGGCCGCCGCAACGTGCTGCGGCAGGCCGGCGTCGACCCGCTGGTCGTGGTTTCCGGCGTGGACGAAGACACCCTCGTCGCCGGGCTGGGGCCCGACGCGGCGCCGGACGAGGTGGTGTGTGCGCTGGCGACGGCCAAGGCCGAACGCGTGGCGGGCGAGCTGGACGGCGCCGTCGCCGCCGATTGCGTTGTGCTCGGCTGTGATTCGATGCTTTACCTCGACGGCGAGCTGTGCGGCAAGCCCGGCTCGCCCGACGCCGCAATCGCCCAGTGGCGCCGCCTGGGCGGCCGGTCGGGCCGGCTGCACACCGGGCACTGCCTGCTACGCCTGCAGGACGGCGTCATCGCCCATCACGAAGCAGAATCAGCTTGTACCACAGTGCGTTTCGCCGCGCCCACGGACGCGGACCTGCGGGCTTACGTCGCCAGCGGCGAGCCGCTGCACGTGGCCGGCGGGTTCACGCTCGACGGCCTGGGCGGCTGGTTCATCGACGGGATCGACGGCGACCCGTCGAACGTGATCGGCGTGAGCCTGCCGCTGCTGCGGGCCATGTTGGGGCGCGCCGGGCTGTCGGTGACCGCGCTGTGGACGGGGTGA
- a CDS encoding RNA polymerase sigma factor SigF, whose protein sequence is MTPPAAGGSRPNEYADVPEMFRELADVDPDSMEFQRQRDKIVERCLPLADHIARRFEGRGEPRDDLVQVARVGLVNAVIRFDVEAGSDFVSFAVPTIMGEVRRHFRDNSWSVKVPRRLKELHLRLGTATAELSQRLGRAPTATELAAELGMDRGEVVEGLVAGSSYNTLSIDSGGGSDEDEARAIADTLGDVDTGLDRIEDQESLRPLLEALPERERTVLVLRFFESMTQTQIAERVGISQMHVSRLLAKSLTRLRDQLQ, encoded by the coding sequence GTGACCCCACCAGCTGCCGGCGGTTCGCGTCCAAACGAATACGCCGATGTCCCGGAGATGTTCCGTGAGTTGGCCGATGTCGACCCGGACTCGATGGAATTCCAGCGCCAACGGGACAAGATCGTCGAGCGCTGCCTGCCCCTGGCCGACCACATCGCCCGCCGGTTCGAGGGCCGCGGCGAACCGCGCGACGACCTCGTCCAGGTGGCGCGGGTAGGTCTGGTCAACGCGGTGATCCGTTTCGACGTGGAGGCCGGGTCCGACTTCGTCTCGTTCGCGGTGCCCACGATCATGGGCGAGGTCCGCCGGCACTTCCGCGACAACAGCTGGTCGGTCAAGGTGCCGCGGCGGCTGAAGGAACTGCACCTGCGCCTCGGCACCGCGACCGCCGAGCTGTCGCAGCGGCTGGGCCGGGCGCCCACCGCAACCGAACTCGCCGCCGAGCTCGGCATGGACCGCGGGGAGGTCGTCGAGGGTCTGGTCGCGGGCAGCTCGTACAACACCCTGTCCATCGACAGCGGTGGCGGCAGCGACGAGGACGAAGCGCGTGCCATCGCCGACACCCTGGGCGACGTGGACACCGGCCTGGACCGGATCGAGGATCAGGAGTCGCTGCGCCCACTGCTCGAGGCGTTGCCAGAGCGGGAGCGAACGGTGTTAGTACTGCGGTTCTTCGAGTCGATGACGCAGACACAGATCGCCGAACGCGTGGGCATCTCGCAGATGCACGTCTCGCGGCTGCTGGCGAAGTCGCTAACGCGGCTGCGCGATCAATTGCAGTAG
- a CDS encoding acyl-CoA carboxylase subunit epsilon, whose product MSDGSKANNSAAVSNENGSGPTEAAAHPHEPHEPHIHVLKGHPTDEELAALVTALGVVGGGVPEPREPEPTRWGLPVDRLRFAMSNYQRLTFQQMTHMRH is encoded by the coding sequence GTGAGCGACGGGAGCAAGGCGAACAATTCGGCCGCCGTGAGTAACGAAAACGGTTCCGGGCCAACCGAAGCCGCGGCCCACCCGCACGAGCCGCACGAGCCGCACATCCATGTGCTCAAGGGTCACCCCACCGACGAGGAGCTGGCCGCGCTGGTCACCGCGCTCGGTGTCGTCGGCGGCGGCGTCCCCGAGCCCCGCGAGCCCGAGCCCACCCGCTGGGGCCTTCCGGTGGACCGGCTGCGTTTCGCGATGTCCAACTACCAGCGGCTCACCTTTCAGCAGATGACGCACATGAGGCATTGA
- a CDS encoding sulfurtransferase: MALPPDPSPTLTAYAHPERLVTADWLSAHQGAPGLVIVESDEDVLLYDVGHIPGAVKIDWHTDLNDPTVRDYINGEQFAELMDRKGISRDDTVVIYGDKSNWWAAYALWVFTLFGHPDVRLLNGGRDLWLAERRETTLDVPTKTSTGYPVVDRNDEPIRAFKEDVLVTLGSEPLIDVRSPEEYTGKRTHMPDYPEEGVLRGGHIPTARSIPWGRAVDESGRFRSREELEALYGFIEPDDKTIVYCRIGERSSHTWFVLTYLLGKPGVRNYDGSWTEWGNTVRTPIVAGEEPGAVPVR, from the coding sequence GTGGCATTACCCCCCGATCCAAGCCCGACCCTGACGGCCTACGCCCACCCCGAACGGCTGGTCACCGCCGACTGGCTGTCCGCCCACCAGGGCGCCCCCGGCCTGGTGATCGTCGAATCCGACGAGGACGTCCTGCTCTACGACGTCGGCCATATCCCCGGCGCGGTCAAGATCGACTGGCACACCGACCTCAACGACCCGACGGTCCGCGACTACATCAACGGCGAGCAGTTCGCCGAATTGATGGACCGCAAAGGCATCTCGCGCGACGACACCGTGGTGATCTACGGCGACAAGAGCAACTGGTGGGCCGCCTACGCGCTGTGGGTCTTCACGCTGTTCGGCCACCCCGACGTGCGCCTGCTCAACGGCGGGCGCGACCTGTGGCTGGCCGAGCGCCGGGAGACCACCCTGGACGTCCCGACCAAGACCTCCACCGGCTACCCCGTCGTCGACCGCAACGACGAACCCATCCGGGCCTTCAAGGAAGACGTGCTGGTCACCCTGGGCTCCGAGCCGTTGATCGACGTGCGCTCGCCGGAGGAGTACACCGGCAAGCGCACCCACATGCCCGACTACCCCGAGGAAGGCGTGCTGCGCGGCGGCCACATCCCCACCGCCCGGTCCATCCCGTGGGGCAGGGCCGTCGACGAGAGCGGGCGATTCCGCAGCCGTGAGGAGCTCGAGGCGCTCTACGGCTTCATCGAGCCCGACGACAAGACCATCGTGTACTGCCGCATCGGCGAGCGGTCCAGCCACACCTGGTTCGTGCTCACCTATCTGCTGGGCAAGCCCGGCGTGCGCAACTATGACGGCTCGTGGACGGAGTGGGGCAACACCGTGCGCACGCCGATCGTCGCCGGTGAAGAGCCGGGGGCCGTTCCGGTCCGATGA
- a CDS encoding SufE family protein, with translation MTLPAPLAEVVSDFAEVQGQDKLTLLLEFANDLPALPPELEEQAMEPVPECQTPLFLHVDASDPNRVRLHFSAPAEAPTTRGFASILAAGLDGQPAADILAVPEDFYTDLGLAALISPLRLRGMSAMLARIKRRLRESGQNSGTASTA, from the coding sequence ATGACCCTGCCCGCCCCGCTGGCCGAGGTGGTGTCCGACTTCGCCGAAGTGCAGGGCCAGGACAAGCTGACGCTGCTGCTGGAATTCGCCAACGACCTGCCGGCCCTGCCTCCCGAGTTGGAGGAGCAGGCCATGGAGCCGGTGCCCGAGTGCCAGACCCCGCTGTTCCTCCACGTCGACGCCAGCGACCCGAACCGGGTGCGGCTGCACTTCAGCGCGCCCGCCGAGGCCCCGACCACCCGGGGGTTCGCGTCGATCCTGGCCGCCGGCCTCGACGGGCAGCCCGCCGCCGACATTCTTGCGGTGCCCGAGGACTTCTACACCGACCTGGGTTTGGCCGCGCTGATCAGCCCGCTGCGGTTGCGCGGCATGTCGGCGATGCTCGCCCGCATCAAGCGGCGGCTGCGTGAGTCAGGTCAAAATTCCGGCACCGCCTCAACGGCCTGA